One genomic window of Candidatus Hydrogenedentota bacterium includes the following:
- a CDS encoding DUF962 domain-containing protein yields the protein MEPSGKDFASLADFWPFYLGEHRVKANRTLHFIGSSCGLVFLAVTLWTLQPLWLLAGLVSGYGFAWFGHFLIERNRPATFKHPLKSFLSDWKMFYCILTGKIDGELNRFGL from the coding sequence TGCGAGTCTCGCGGATTTCTGGCCTTTTTATCTGGGCGAGCACCGGGTCAAGGCGAACCGCACCCTGCATTTTATCGGCTCCTCCTGCGGGCTCGTTTTCCTCGCGGTCACCCTGTGGACCCTCCAGCCCCTGTGGCTGCTCGCCGGGCTGGTCTCCGGCTACGGGTTCGCGTGGTTCGGCCATTTTCTCATCGAGCGGAACCGGCCCGCCACCTTCAAGCATCCCCTCAAGTCCTTCCTCTCGGACTGGAAAATGTTCTACTGCATCCTCACGGGCAAGATTGACGGGGAACTCAACCGTTTTGGACTGTGA